The sequence AGGGTGCTTCTCCAATTCATCCAGCAGCTCCGAAGTATCGGCACGGATTGTAATTAGCTGTGACTCCCTCTCATGGGTATGCAGTGTTAGTCTGCCATACCGGGACATGAGAAGTGATATCTCCTCCATAACACCCGTAGGTATATTCCAGCGGGCAATAGATCTGAGACTAGTTGTAATATGCTCTGCCTTATAACCAAGCGCTGCGGCGTTCCAAAGCGACAATGGAGTGATCCGGTAAGTGTGGAAGGCCGTGGGACTTTTTATAAGCTCAGCAAAAGTAGCTAGAAGTTGTCTGGCCGCCTCAAAGCCTGGGTGAGCACATTCCAGCAAAACAGTCCGGTCTCTTCGTATAATACAAGCTCCTGTTTTCTCCATAGATTCCCCTCCTTGCTTAGTGAGTCAGGCCTCCGCTATGTAACTCTATTTCAAACTGCTGCTGAATAGCAGGAAAAAGCCCACACCCGGATAACCACGGACATGAGCTTTACCCATTCTTATTGTTAATGCAAATGCTGCTGGGAGATTCCGCTCAGCGCTTCTCCAGCCTCATCGGCAAAAATATTACGCACCGCGAGATCACCAATCGAGACGATCCCGATCAATTTCTTGCCATTTGTCACCGGTAGCCGGCGAATCTGCCCCGCAGCCATAAGTTCTGCTGCCTCATCCACAGAGGTATTCTCTGAGACGGCACGAATATCTGTACTCATGACTGTCTGCACCGATGTGGAACCTGCATGCTTGTCTGCGTACCCTCTAATAACAAGATCACGGTCTGTAATCACACCGAGCAATTGCTTGCTGTCGTTAGAATCAATTACTGGAATAAACCCAGTATCATTATCCCTCATTTTGATAGCAGCCTCAAAAATATTATCCTGCAATGTGACTGTTACAGTATCGGTGGTCATAACCTCTTTAACCGTCTTCAAGTTGAACCCTCCTGTCATGATCTCCATGTTTCGGAAATAGGTTCTCCTTAACCAAACAAATTATACGCTTTACTTCTCCTTAAGACAGGAATCTGCCATCGCTATCAGCAACTTCACTCCATGCAGCATAGCATCCTCGTCGAAATCAAATCGACTGTGATGATGTGGGTAGTCAGCCCCTTTATCCGGGTTACCCGCTCCTACGAACATAAAGCAGCCTGGGATGCTCTTTACATAATAGGCAAAATCCTCTGCCGGCATAAGCCTCTCCATCAACATAACCTGAACGGATTCCCCTAGTGCTTTCGGAGCTTCATGGAAAAAACGTTGATATTCACCTTCATCATTTACAAGGGGGGGATATCCCATTAAGTAGTCTATCTTCACCTCGGTGCCATATGCAGCAGCTATTGAAGTCGCGATCTCTTCGATTCTGCGCCGGATCAGATAACGAGTCTCCTCGTCGAATGCCCGTACGGTGCCAGTTATCCGGCATTGCTCAGCAACGACGTTCTGGGCGAACCCGCCTTGTATGGTCCCCACACTTAATACCGCAGGCCGCAGCGGGTCAACAGAACGGCTCACAACGCTCTGAAGTTGTGTCACGAGGGCCGCCCCGGCCACAATGCTGTCAATCGTACGGTGCGGCATGCCGGCATGTCCACCTTTGCCAATAATGTCAATGAAAAACTCATCGGCCGATGCCATTAGTGGACCTGGTGCACTGCCTACTGTACCTATAGGAAGTGGAGTCCAGAGATGGAGGCCATAGACGGCATCGGCATTCTCTAGCACTCCTTCAGCAATCATACCCAGCGCCCCTCCAGGACACACCTCTTCGGCTGGCTGAAAGAGAAAGCGAATCTCTCCTTCTAGTTCATCCCGGCGGCTACTGTAGTAAGCCGCTGCGCCCAGCAGCATCGACGTATGACCATCGTGACCGCAGGCATGCATGGCCCCGTCATTTTGCGAAACATAGTCGCTTTGCGTTTCTTCCAGGATGGGCAGAGCATCCATATCTGCCCGCAGAACAACCGTTTTCCCCGGCTTCTCGCCCCGCAATATCCCTGTAACACCATATCCGGCAGTGCTTCTCTTGACTTCAATCCCGAAATCCGCCAACTTATCTGCTACATAGGCTGAAGTCTCCTTCTCCTGATAAGACAACTCCGGATGCCGATGCAGATGACGGCGCCATTTCACCATATCCGGCAGCAGTAATTCAACCGGTAACCTCTCCATACCTCTTCCATCCCTTTCTCTTACGTAACCCGCTTCGTCAGCGTTTAACGACTGCCCTAAAACCATTCTCTCAGCCTAGTACAACTATATTTCTTTTATTGTAGCAGAAACGCAAAAAACTGTGTATCACAGGGTGTCCTCCGCCTTGCGCTCCCTTTGGAAACATACTATCATGAGATAGAACATCTTAATTCGGATAATGAATGAATCATTATACTTCATGAGGGGGATATGTGCGCTATGATTTTTGAGAACACGGGCCTCGTAGGATTAACAAGCGATCTTTTCTATTTGGATGAAAGTGCCGCCAAAGCTGGTTTCGTTCGCTGGCAATGGGAGTACTATCGCGCCACTTACGATTGCAAGATTGAAGATCAGCAGAATGGCGGCGACTATTTTCTGCGCTTTAATACACGCGCTGTCGAAGGTAAATTGGAGAAGTCGGATGCCGTGCTTGCGATTGAAGCCGTTTACTTAGGGAAAGCAACCTATCCACACGGTCTAGAGTATGAGTCTCCTGTGCCTCAACCTATTATGGACATCGCAGCTCAGCGGATTCTTCAGCTGAAGCAGCTGTTGGAGGTTTGAGTAACGGGAAGGGAACGACGAAAAAAAATGTCAGCCTGCCCAAAAGAGGAACGCCCGATTTCCAATTGCTTATTCTGACCTTGCTGCTTGTTGGCTTCGGTCTGGTTATGGTCTTCAGTGCCAGCTCCAGTCTGACCTTGGCCAGCAAGAAATTCAGCTATGACCCTTTTTATTTTATGAAGCGCCAGATTATCTGGGTCGTGCTGGGAAGCATCGTTATGTTTACAGTAATGAATATTCATTACAGCAAATTCAAGAAATGGTATGCACCTATCTTTATTATTACTCTAGTCCTTCTATTGTTCGTAGCTTCTACCGATCGAATTAACGGTGCCAAGAGTTGGTTAAGTATTGGGGGCATGGGAATACAGCCGACTGAACTGGCCAAAATATCAATTATCTTATATCTGGCCGCACTCATCACCAAAAAGGGTGAACGGCTGAGAGATTTCCGCACAGGTTATATACCCGTAATGGTTATAGTCGGTATTGTAGCCGGACTGATCATGATGCAGCCGGATTTAGGCTCATGTCTGATTCTCGTAGCCACCAGTGGGCTGGTGATTTATGCTGGCGGCGCCAGTATGAAGCACATTCTGGCTTCTGTTGCTCTGCTAGTACTGGGTGCGGCACTCGTATTGGGAGCCAAAGGAGCTATCGACTCCCTTTCGCCTGTCTCGGAGAAAGTTATTGCTAACCAGGACTACAAACAAGAACGTTTCGATGCCTTCTTGAA comes from Paenibacillus sp. 19GGS1-52 and encodes:
- a CDS encoding CBS domain-containing protein yields the protein MKTVKEVMTTDTVTVTLQDNIFEAAIKMRDNDTGFIPVIDSNDSKQLLGVITDRDLVIRGYADKHAGSTSVQTVMSTDIRAVSENTSVDEAAELMAAGQIRRLPVTNGKKLIGIVSIGDLAVRNIFADEAGEALSGISQQHLH
- a CDS encoding M20 family metallopeptidase gives rise to the protein MERLPVELLLPDMVKWRRHLHRHPELSYQEKETSAYVADKLADFGIEVKRSTAGYGVTGILRGEKPGKTVVLRADMDALPILEETQSDYVSQNDGAMHACGHDGHTSMLLGAAAYYSSRRDELEGEIRFLFQPAEEVCPGGALGMIAEGVLENADAVYGLHLWTPLPIGTVGSAPGPLMASADEFFIDIIGKGGHAGMPHRTIDSIVAGAALVTQLQSVVSRSVDPLRPAVLSVGTIQGGFAQNVVAEQCRITGTVRAFDEETRYLIRRRIEEIATSIAAAYGTEVKIDYLMGYPPLVNDEGEYQRFFHEAPKALGESVQVMLMERLMPAEDFAYYVKSIPGCFMFVGAGNPDKGADYPHHHSRFDFDEDAMLHGVKLLIAMADSCLKEK
- a CDS encoding YugN family protein, whose product is MIFENTGLVGLTSDLFYLDESAAKAGFVRWQWEYYRATYDCKIEDQQNGGDYFLRFNTRAVEGKLEKSDAVLAIEAVYLGKATYPHGLEYESPVPQPIMDIAAQRILQLKQLLEV
- the ftsW gene encoding putative lipid II flippase FtsW, coding for MSNGKGTTKKNVSLPKRGTPDFQLLILTLLLVGFGLVMVFSASSSLTLASKKFSYDPFYFMKRQIIWVVLGSIVMFTVMNIHYSKFKKWYAPIFIITLVLLLFVASTDRINGAKSWLSIGGMGIQPTELAKISIILYLAALITKKGERLRDFRTGYIPVMVIVGIVAGLIMMQPDLGSCLILVATSGLVIYAGGASMKHILASVALLVLGAALVLGAKGAIDSLSPVSEKVIANQDYKQERFDAFLNPYQDASGSGFNIIQSLTALGEGGIKGSGFGQSVQKLYYLPYPYTDFIFAVIGEELGFVGTTIFLLLYLYFIWRGILIALRCTDPFGTLVGIGVMGLIAIQAFVNIGGVTKTIPLTGVTLPFISYGGSSLLVSMLSMGIMLSISRETNRPAKQEVTKSVTTVRQVRAR